The nucleotide sequence CCCAGTATCATTTGAAGCACATTTTAGAGAAGAGTGCTTGGCAAGGTAATTTTAAGTGAGATCACCTCTCAGGTGAGGACAAGTGAAAAGAATGAGTCAATTCCCAGTAGTGCAAGCGATGGGTAAATGTGAGAGTTTCTGCTTGGAGCTTCTGGTGGAGCACAGAATGCTCTAGGTTTCTAGCCTGCTCAGCAACACAGAAGATAAATAGTGTCAGTCTTCATGTGAGCCTGTGCCTCACAGAGACATCATActtgtttgatttttatgaagAATACAAATGAATACAGCAAACAACTGAGATTTTTAGTAGAATATTTAAGTTCAAGAGACTTATGACATAGTGACTCCAAAGTCATGTACCCTTTTAAAATGTTCCCTGTATAAAACATTTTGTGAATGAATACAATTATACCCTGCAAAGTTGTACATACAAAACATGAACTGAGCAATGACAATAACAGTAGGCATGTCAAAGTCAAAAAGGTGAAGCTCATGACACCTtaactctacacaaagaactataggtaaCTAAGGTGTGCTGTGAGCAGGAGAAATGCCTTTTTAATGGAAAAGAACACCAACACCAATTAGTTATCCAGTATCAAATGGTCAaccttgcaaacacacacacacagtcacgaAGTATACAGAGTAACAAGTTGTATTTAAGTATTTACAAATACATATTAATATGCATTCATGTTAATATTAATGAAAAAGGGACCACACATtcgaaagagagcaagagagttGCATGGGATGAGATGGAGGGTAAAGAACATTTGGAGATATGATGTaagtatattataatctcaagaaataaagtaaatgattttttaaaaaatgttgccaCAACCATTTATAGACTTCCATGAAAATGTTCCTATGGaatctaaaagaaaaagtaaattctaaaaattaaaatacttaattTATTAAAACGTGTATATCTGACAATACACTATGAAATTCAGTTATGTTAAGAACTGCAAACTTTTCCACTTGAACAAATTCCATGAAGAGTTTATACTGAAAATTTAAATACATGTAGAAGATTCCTCTGAATACTTCGAGGTTATAACCCTTCACATAAAGCATGAAGGAACTTGCCATAGCCTTGGATGTGTTCTAAAATGTCAATCCTATGAACTCAATCACAATTTGACTATACTCAcctttctattttcttagatTTACTATAATTTATAGATTATACTGGAGCCAAGGGTTCCTTTCCATACAGAATGAAAATGAGCACACACTTTGATCAGTCATGCTTATGGtatcttaatattttattatctgtatttACAGAGGGAAACTTACTTTTCTCTCAAATTATTAGAATCCACTCTCTGTACATGGTGCATTGAGAGACCCTGGCTTCAAAGCAGAGAGCAGGGGTATGTGTTTCTGATAAGGAtagttttaagaatttatttgctATCATAGTTTTAGTTTGGGAACCAGTCATTTGCATCTTGAATGGCATATTTTCTAGTTTCACTCATATTGTTAAGTAAAGGAATATATTAGAAACACTGTTTCCAGCCATAGGAAAATAGTGAAATGAATTAAATACATTGATCTCATTAAGAGCTAATAATTGTATACATACTGGTCTCTATATACTCACAAATCAGATTTTCTACTACAGTGGTGAGCTGTCACTCTTCAAAGCTAGGCAATGAGTTATaagctttgtgttttatttgtaaTCTAAGATAATGTGGCAACAACACAAGCCTGCATATTTTATAGTAAGTGTTTGTACGTACATACATTAACCTTCTTTCTAAAGTAGGTCTCCTGAAGTGTCATGCAGGAATGGTGGAAATACTTTTACCTATTTAAGGGTGAGATCAGCAGCACATTTACCAACATTCACATAAATACATTTCACATTTTCTGTGCTTCTCAAAAGTGAATGATCTTGATTTACTTAAAGAGTTTGCTCAGAGCCTCTTTCACATCCTtattcctcaggctgtagatcaAAGGATTCAACATGGGGAAAAACACTGTGTAAAAGGTTGAAACAATTTTGTCCCTACCTAAAGAGTAGCTGGTGCGGGGACGAGAGTAGATGTAGAGGATGGAGCCATAGTACAAGGTCACAGAGatgaggtgggaggagcaggtggagaaggccttGAGGCGGCCCTGAGTAGATCGGATTCTCAGGATGGTGGCGATGATGAAGAGGTAGGAGGCCAGGATTAAGGCGATGGGAGCCATGACATTGGAGGTCAGGAGGAAGTACATCAGGGCCTGGTATCCATCCTTCCCACCACAAGCCAGTTTCACCAATGGAAGCAAGTCACAGAAAAAGTCATCAATGACATTGTCATTACAGAAGTCAAAGGTAAAAGTTTTCTTGGTGATGATAGAAGAGGTAATAAAGCCACCCATGTAGGAGGCTGCTACAAAAAATGTACACAGTTTTATAGACATAGCCTGGGAATAAAGCAGTGGCTTtgagatggccacatagcggtcataagccATAGCAGCCAGCAGGTAACACTCACTATAGTCTAGCCCAGCAGAGAAGAAGAACTGTGCCACACAGCCAGCAAATGAGATGCTCTTGTCTTCAGAGATACAAATAACTAGGATCTTTGGAGAGTAGACAGTAGACAACCAGAGATCTAGAAATGACAGATTTCCAAtgaagaagtacatgggtgtgtggagtctggAGTCATTGCAGATCAACACGATGAGGATGCTGTTTCCTAGGACAGTCAACGTGTACATGATGAGAAACAGCACAAACAGGACCAGCCGCATGACAGGGTCAGAGGTGAATCCCAAGAGGATGAACTCAGATACCGTGCGGTTGCTCCTCTCCATGGATGTAAAGATTCTCACcttaaaagatagaaaagaagtGTTTACTAATTACTATGCAAAAGGGTAAATCAGACTATTCCTCATGGTAATCATGGAAATCTCAGATGCAACACTCGAAGGATtcctttagaaataatttttatttggtaGCCAAATAAAATTTCTGACAAATGCTTTTTATCTGTATGGTCATTAAAAACTAGAAAAgtgtttatattaataatattcaTGTTTTTAATATCAATCTTAATAACCAGATTTATTtctgattaaaatatataaagacatatgATGCACCATGAGGGCTGTTAAAATCTTACTCCATGACTAATTCAGTGGTCTCATgtgactttatatatatatatatatatatatatatatatat is from Microtus pennsylvanicus isolate mMicPen1 chromosome 1, mMicPen1.hap1, whole genome shotgun sequence and encodes:
- the LOC142842628 gene encoding olfactory receptor 9G19-like; translated protein: MERSNRTVSEFILLGFTSDPVMRLVLFVLFLIMYTLTVLGNSILIVLICNDSRLHTPMYFFIGNLSFLDLWLSTVYSPKILVICISEDKSISFAGCVAQFFFSAGLDYSECYLLAAMAYDRYVAISKPLLYSQAMSIKLCTFFVAASYMGGFITSSIITKKTFTFDFCNDNVIDDFFCDLLPLVKLACGGKDGYQALMYFLLTSNVMAPIALILASYLFIIATILRIRSTQGRLKAFSTCSSHLISVTLYYGSILYIYSRPRTSYSLGRDKIVSTFYTVFFPMLNPLIYSLRNKDVKEALSKLFK